Within the Herbaspirillum sp. RTI4 genome, the region AGTAGATCTGTTTCTGTCGCGTGATGAAAGCGACGTGCAGGACGCGGTCAATGGCGGCGTTGCTGCTGCACGACTTTACACCGCACCCACCAATTACATTGCGCCGGAAGACCAGATCCGCATTGCCTTCGATGGCGACGCGGTGCTGTTCTCAAAAGAGTCGGAAAATATCTACGTAGAAAAAGGACTGGATGCTTTTGAACGCCACGAAAATCGCCACCGCAACAAGGCAATGAAACAAGGTCCCTTTGCCAAACTGCTGCTGTCGTTATCAGCCATCCAAAAACAATTCACGCCGGAAAACTGCCCGGTGCGCATCGCCATCGTCACCGCCCGCAATAGCCCCTCCCATGCCCGCGTGATCAAAACCTTACGTACCTGGAACGTCACCGTCGATGAAGCATTTTTCCTCGGCGGCCTGACCAAATCGGATGTGCTGCATGCTTTCGGCGCGCACATGTTTTTCGACGATCAGGACGGCCATGTGCAACTGGCCTCGGCCTTAGTCCCCTCCGGTCGGGTA harbors:
- a CDS encoding 5'-nucleotidase, which gives rise to MAYDLSGMLVIGISSRALFDLEHENAIFDNEGVAAYAAYQREHENVALKPGTAFPLVKALLKLNTLIPGRQLVEVVIISRNSPDTGLRAFNSIESYKLGISRAAFTGGEAIARYLQAFKVDLFLSRDESDVQDAVNGGVAAARLYTAPTNYIAPEDQIRIAFDGDAVLFSKESENIYVEKGLDAFERHENRHRNKAMKQGPFAKLLLSLSAIQKQFTPENCPVRIAIVTARNSPSHARVIKTLRTWNVTVDEAFFLGGLTKSDVLHAFGAHMFFDDQDGHVQLASALVPSGRVPYEGGDLAAKPARRNATTK